One window of the Chryseobacterium camelliae genome contains the following:
- a CDS encoding carboxypeptidase-like regulatory domain-containing protein: MKKNYLLLLLLLLVFSCKDGYLSESPGEESNPGSSYNFGNAVQRNFQGVVLDTGGMPVSGATVTIGSNTVTTDNKGLFVFKNVSVSENFAHVKVTKAGYVNASRVMVPTDGMNRINIMMIPVTTTAAVSAGSASTVALPDGTQVKFDGSFKDANGNAYSGTVKVSLYHLTPSNTYLNELMPGSFLATNATGNARAMETFGMLHVQLTGSSGQNLQIANGHTAEITVPIDATQTSNSPATIPLWSYNETTGMWNEEGTASKVGNAYVGAVSHFSWWNCDIQFPQATIKVHVKTSSGQALPNLVVTLKRMSQAYDVYGSTDNTGMVSGIVPAGEILTLKVYDACHVVIYTANIGPFTAGSTIVLPDILLPIPPSLLYTIKGSLKTCANANVTDGYVVFKTAGAGNYFQYMSVPVDNAGNFTFNTYSCTANPQFTYEGLDINNLQTTNEVAFTATANLMNLGNITVCNPTSEFIIYKIDNQTMVTVLGSFDAKWSGLTSSSPNIPVKQLRISSMNPAGSYFSIVQNNMLGAAASFTTDYLIVVAGTDILPGNGNMMINISSFGTVGDYIDFTVNGTYTNTSGSHTLTATGHVKRDL; this comes from the coding sequence ATGAAGAAAAACTACTTATTATTATTGCTTTTATTGCTTGTATTCTCCTGTAAAGACGGATATCTCTCAGAATCTCCCGGAGAAGAATCAAATCCGGGATCAAGCTATAATTTCGGAAATGCGGTTCAGAGGAATTTTCAGGGTGTAGTTCTGGATACCGGCGGAATGCCTGTTTCCGGTGCTACGGTTACTATCGGATCAAATACAGTCACTACTGACAACAAAGGGTTATTTGTTTTCAAGAATGTATCGGTCAGTGAAAATTTTGCCCATGTAAAAGTGACGAAAGCAGGATATGTGAACGCATCAAGGGTAATGGTTCCTACAGATGGAATGAACCGGATCAACATCATGATGATCCCTGTTACTACAACGGCTGCAGTTTCTGCAGGTTCTGCTTCTACAGTTGCTCTGCCAGACGGCACCCAAGTAAAATTTGACGGAAGCTTTAAAGATGCTAACGGAAATGCCTATTCGGGAACCGTAAAGGTATCACTGTATCATCTTACACCATCCAATACCTATCTTAACGAACTGATGCCGGGATCCTTTTTGGCTACCAATGCAACAGGAAATGCAAGGGCAATGGAAACCTTCGGAATGCTGCATGTGCAATTGACGGGAAGCTCGGGACAGAACCTTCAGATTGCCAACGGACATACTGCTGAAATTACTGTTCCTATTGATGCCACACAAACATCAAATTCACCTGCCACTATTCCGCTTTGGTCATATAACGAAACGACAGGGATGTGGAATGAAGAAGGAACTGCATCGAAAGTCGGAAATGCATATGTGGGAGCTGTAAGCCATTTTTCATGGTGGAACTGTGATATACAGTTTCCTCAGGCCACCATTAAAGTTCATGTTAAAACCTCTTCCGGACAGGCTTTACCGAATCTTGTAGTAACATTAAAAAGAATGTCGCAGGCTTACGATGTGTATGGCAGCACAGATAATACCGGTATGGTATCCGGCATTGTACCGGCAGGGGAAATACTCACGTTAAAAGTATATGATGCCTGCCATGTTGTGATCTATACGGCTAATATAGGTCCCTTTACTGCCGGAAGTACTATTGTGTTACCGGACATCCTATTACCGATACCACCTTCACTGCTTTATACAATTAAGGGAAGTCTGAAAACCTGTGCGAATGCGAATGTAACAGATGGTTATGTAGTGTTTAAAACTGCCGGAGCCGGAAACTACTTCCAGTATATGTCGGTTCCTGTTGATAACGCTGGCAACTTCACTTTCAATACCTATTCCTGTACAGCAAATCCGCAGTTTACTTATGAAGGACTTGATATCAATAATTTGCAGACGACTAATGAAGTTGCATTTACGGCTACCGCTAACCTGATGAACTTAGGCAATATTACCGTATGCAATCCTACAAGTGAATTCATCATCTACAAAATAGATAATCAAACTATGGTTACCGTATTAGGATCCTTTGATGCAAAATGGTCAGGATTAACCTCCTCGTCACCCAACATTCCTGTAAAGCAGCTAAGAATAAGCTCAATGAATCCTGCCGGTTCGTATTTTTCCATTGTACAGAACAATATGCTGGGGGCTGCAGCAAGTTTTACTACCGATTATTTAATAGTAGTGGCAGGAACAGATATTCTTCCGGGTAACGGAAATATGATGATTAACATAAGTTCCTTCGGAACGGTAGGGGATTACATTGATTTTACCGTTAACGGTACCTATACGAATACATCCGGAAGCCATACCCTCACGGCAACGGGACACGTTAAAAGGGATCTGTAA
- a CDS encoding DUF3817 domain-containing protein, whose amino-acid sequence MNFIEKFFSKYPQEKVIKWFKQICLAEAVSWFFLFTAMTWIRIDPDGVLPIIYISTIGSIHGFFFSLYLLFLPSIRKIYLWDDEDSVFSLIAAFFPFATIWIDKSLARFDRE is encoded by the coding sequence ATGAATTTCATCGAAAAATTTTTCTCAAAATATCCACAGGAAAAAGTGATCAAATGGTTTAAGCAGATTTGTCTTGCAGAAGCCGTTTCCTGGTTTTTCCTATTTACCGCAATGACCTGGATACGTATAGATCCCGATGGAGTGTTACCGATCATTTACATCAGTACAATCGGTAGTATTCATGGTTTCTTCTTTTCACTTTATCTTCTGTTTTTGCCTTCAATCAGAAAAATATATCTCTGGGATGATGAAGACAGTGTTTTCTCATTGATTGCAGCCTTTTTTCCTTTTGCAACGATCTGGATTGATAAAAGCCTGGCAAGATTTGACAGAGAATAA
- the nadD gene encoding nicotinate (nicotinamide) nucleotide adenylyltransferase, with amino-acid sequence MKKIGLFFGSFNPIHIGHLILANYILENSDMDELWFVVSPQNPFKDKKTLLSDHNRLDMVQLAVKNYPNMRASNIEFSLPKPSYTVDTLTYLHEKYPDHSFSLIMGEDNLSSLHKWKNADRLVESHHIIVYPRLSEGPKADSPYSNHSNISLVKAPVIELSATEIRAMIREGKNVRPMLPPEVFEYLDGSSFYK; translated from the coding sequence ATGAAAAAAATTGGTTTATTTTTCGGATCCTTCAATCCTATCCATATCGGCCATCTTATCCTGGCCAATTACATCCTGGAAAATTCAGACATGGATGAGCTGTGGTTTGTGGTAAGCCCACAGAATCCTTTTAAAGATAAGAAGACCCTGCTCAGCGACCACAACAGGCTTGACATGGTTCAGCTTGCGGTAAAGAACTACCCGAATATGCGGGCGTCCAATATAGAGTTTTCTTTACCAAAGCCCAGTTATACTGTAGATACACTGACCTACCTGCATGAAAAATATCCTGATCACTCTTTCAGCCTGATTATGGGTGAAGATAACCTCAGCAGCCTGCACAAATGGAAGAATGCGGATCGCCTGGTGGAAAGCCACCACATCATCGTTTATCCAAGACTATCTGAAGGGCCTAAAGCAGATTCACCATACAGCAATCACAGTAATATTTCGCTGGTTAAAGCCCCGGTGATCGAATTATCCGCCACGGAAATCCGGGCCATGATCCGGGAAGGGAAGAACGTGAGGCCGATGCTGCCGCCGGAAGTCTTCGAATATTTGGACGGAAGCAGTTTTTATAAGTAA
- the recJ gene encoding single-stranded-DNA-specific exonuclease RecJ encodes MSQKWIYKPEPDEEIVDGLSSSLGFGTFESKLLVLRGIDNYQKAREFFKPNLTDIHNPFLMADMQKAVERIATAIENGEKILIYGDYDVDGTTAVALVYLYLSKIVQKKYLDYYIPDRNSEGYGISTEGIDFARDNGFSLIIALDCGIKAIDMINYAKESGIDFIICDHHLPGEEIPDAVAVLDPKRTDCRYPFKELSGCGVGFKLCQGLNTIYRIPEAELFELTDLLAISIAADIVSMTGENRVLAKMGLKTLRKTRNLGLRLLIPDDKLSHFEISNIVFEIAPKINAAGRISHGKAAVELMVSDNLKHAHQIVSDIMDLNDERRELDMNSTLSALNQIIESQQESRLTTIVYHPEWNKGVIGIVASRLIETYYRPTLVFTDGNNGEMVASARSVADFDVHEALDLCSEYFLKFGGHHAAAGLSMEKEKFEAFKEKFERIVSEKIKDHQKEPSITIDSEIHIDEINREFINFHRKLAPFGPHNMKPILALTRQRVSGYIKTMGKDNNHLKFYIRQESTGRNIECVGFKLGQFADDFRTKSFDLVFTLEENHWKGNVTHYLNIKDVRFRN; translated from the coding sequence ATGAGTCAAAAATGGATTTACAAGCCTGAACCCGATGAGGAAATCGTGGATGGACTAAGTTCGTCACTTGGTTTTGGAACTTTTGAATCTAAACTTCTCGTACTCAGAGGAATTGACAATTATCAAAAGGCCAGAGAATTTTTCAAACCGAACTTAACCGATATCCATAATCCTTTCCTGATGGCAGATATGCAGAAAGCCGTTGAGCGCATCGCTACTGCCATTGAAAACGGAGAAAAAATACTGATTTACGGAGATTATGATGTGGACGGCACCACTGCCGTAGCCTTGGTGTATCTTTACCTCAGCAAAATTGTCCAGAAAAAGTACCTGGATTATTATATCCCTGACCGGAATTCCGAAGGGTACGGTATTTCAACAGAAGGCATCGATTTTGCCCGCGACAACGGTTTTTCTCTGATCATTGCGCTTGACTGCGGGATCAAGGCCATTGACATGATTAATTATGCCAAGGAATCCGGAATTGATTTCATTATTTGCGACCATCACCTTCCGGGAGAGGAAATTCCCGATGCCGTTGCCGTCCTGGATCCTAAGCGGACAGACTGCCGGTATCCTTTCAAAGAGCTTTCCGGATGCGGAGTCGGATTCAAGCTCTGCCAGGGACTGAATACCATTTACAGGATACCGGAAGCTGAACTGTTTGAGCTGACGGACCTTCTTGCTATTTCCATAGCCGCCGATATCGTATCCATGACCGGTGAGAACCGTGTACTGGCTAAGATGGGCCTGAAAACACTCAGGAAAACCCGCAACCTCGGGCTGAGGCTGCTGATTCCGGATGATAAGCTTTCTCATTTTGAGATCTCCAATATCGTTTTTGAAATCGCTCCTAAAATCAATGCTGCCGGAAGGATTTCCCATGGTAAAGCTGCTGTTGAACTGATGGTTTCTGATAACCTGAAACACGCGCATCAGATCGTTAGCGACATTATGGACCTGAATGATGAAAGGCGCGAGCTGGATATGAATTCTACCCTGTCTGCGCTGAACCAGATCATTGAATCCCAGCAGGAAAGCCGGCTGACGACCATTGTATACCATCCCGAATGGAACAAAGGTGTTATTGGCATCGTCGCTTCAAGACTTATTGAAACCTATTACCGCCCTACCCTGGTCTTTACGGACGGAAACAATGGCGAAATGGTGGCTTCGGCAAGATCTGTCGCCGACTTTGATGTACACGAAGCACTGGACCTGTGTTCAGAATACTTCCTGAAATTCGGAGGGCACCATGCTGCTGCAGGACTGTCTATGGAAAAGGAGAAATTTGAGGCATTCAAGGAAAAGTTTGAACGGATCGTATCAGAAAAGATCAAAGACCATCAGAAAGAACCTTCGATTACCATCGACTCGGAAATCCATATTGATGAGATCAACCGGGAGTTCATTAATTTCCACAGGAAACTGGCTCCTTTCGGACCGCACAATATGAAGCCGATCCTGGCTTTGACCAGGCAAAGGGTTTCGGGATATATCAAAACCATGGGGAAAGACAACAACCACCTTAAGTTTTATATCAGGCAGGAATCTACCGGAAGGAATATTGAATGCGTAGGTTTCAAGCTGGGGCAGTTTGCCGACGATTTCAGGACCAAAAGTTTCGACCTTGTGTTTACCCTGGAAGAAAACCACTGGAAAGGCAATGTGACCCATTATCTCAACATCAAGGATGTGAGGTTCAGGAATTAA